In the Equus caballus isolate H_3958 breed thoroughbred chromosome 14, TB-T2T, whole genome shotgun sequence genome, GGTAGCTACTCAGTGGGGCCTAGCATGAGCTCCCCACTATCACCCCTGTCACTCTTGATTGGCCTCACTTTTGTCGCACTTTTCCTTTCACTGTAGCACTGATGCTCTTCTAGCATACAATagaatttacctatttattatgTTTACGTTCAGTCTCTGCctttcccacacacacatgcactcaacCTAAAATATAATGCACCCATAAgcatttttgtctttgttcttcacTGATGCATCCAAAGTGCTAAGGACATTGCTTGCCATGTTGTACTTGCATTCAACCAGGTAGATACTAGTTGAAGGATAAATAAAAGTCATGTATATAGAGCAGCGCACACAAGTGTATATGGTGATGAGTATAGGAAACTCGGGATCCAACTACGTAGGAGTAAATTCTGACAACATTGACAGGCTCTCCCATTTACTgtatttttgggaaaataactGAAGCTTTTAGTTTCCTTATTgcaaaaatgaggataaaatagtATCAGTGTTGCCACGGAATAGTCAGATGAGACcgtaattattttgttttgtaaggCATTCTTTTGAGAAagtttagaattttctctttacctttcatGGTCTTAAACTTTTCAAATATGCccatttgtagattttttttactatattatGTTTGGCATTGCATATCAATTTTGAGGGGGAAATATAATCTTGcttcaaatgggaaaaaatgtcattatttcttcaaatatctcctcctgtgtatttacttatttactttattttggtGATGCTTATTATGTTAAAGCAATTTGTTTATCTGGATGTTGTCTGAGAGGGTTACACTATGTGACAATTCAGCAGAATAATTAGTAACTGGTTATGTCTGTTCTGTTAATTAACACTTTttttagttatatattctttaacGATTAATTTTTGTGTCTAGCATTTTCATCCAATTttccttatactttttttttccatttgtgtttcTTATAAAGTCTTCATCCTTAACTTCCAGAACCTGTTTACTattggttttaaattttactttatggtaaattaatcattttttatatgGCACAagacttttgttttactttatttttagtttgtttttctcagaTATCTCTTATTACCCAAGATATATGGCCTAACATTCCTGTAAATGTATTTCTGTGACTAAATATTAAATCCAGGTGGCAATTTATGTCCCTTCTACAATATGTCTTCAGACATATCCTACAAGTTTGAAAAGTATCTCCTTCTTTTTCATATAtcttgatatatttctttttacatctTCCTAAACCTATAGCAATTTAGAAGACTTGTTCTCAATTTCTAAATGcataattctttcttattttttccttataaatattcaatttattttaacttatttatggGTTGTAATCAATAGTCACttaataaattgtttatttgtgTAGCTGAGTTATTCAAAatctttacatctttttttttctctctatgaaGAAATTCACTTTAACACTTACAACTTTAAGACTTTGCATACGTTACAACAGTGCATTAGGGATACAAGTTGTGAAACACTTTCCATTCCTTTGGATTTTGCATATGATGGGTTTGCATCAGTCACTGCAGGTAGATTGAGCAagctttgtttttgtgtttgtttttttaaacatgcgTTCAACTAGATATGATTCTGAATAGATTAATActccctttttatcattatagttAGCTAAAAAATTGCCAGGCAGCCCACAAAACAGGATTTGCTGTAAGAACAACCCAGAGTCAGCTGGAGACTCATGGCGCTGGGACCTGCTGGGCCGGCCGCAGGAGTGCTAGCTAAGTGTCAGAGCATTAGGAAGAAAGTCCCGGCTGGAGGCGCCAGGCCTGCAGCACCAGCTGTGGAACCTCCATTATGTGAGCGCACAGCTCCATCCTCAAACATTTGCAGGGTGATCACCCTGAGGGGGCACGTAGCTGTAGGTGGCTATTCCGGGGGCCCGATATGTGGGCACCGTGACTGGGTGAGGGGCAACAGGAGTTGGGGAGTGGGCAGTCAGCAGGGTACCTGCTGACATCGCCATAGTGGTCCCAGCCACCATGCCCATGGTGACCCCGTTGCCTGTAGGTGGAGGGATAGGTGCAGGGTACACCGTCGCCGGCATGCCATTGGGCTGCACTACCGTGGTGTGGTGGACGACGTGAGGAGGTGCTGCGTACAGGGGTTGTGTGCAGTATGTGCCTTGCTGTGCGTATGGGCTCTGCTGGGGGTAGGCACTTCGCACGGGGTACATGGCGGTCTggtaggggttgggggaggaggagtatGGTGGCACTGCCCCACTGGTGGGGGAACAGGACACTTTGTAAGGTGTGCCAGGAGTGTAACCTGTTTGGAAGGTGGGGTTCGCTCCAGGGTACATGTTGGGGGAGTAGGCGGGAACCACTGCTGCGTAGCCCATGGGGAAACCAGCTGGTTAACCAATTCCTTTGGCATTTGCACAGGGAACCCCAGAAGAACCAGGGCTATAAACAGGATTCATGATTTCAAGAACATGACATCCACAACCACAGCTAAGACAGAGGTCCAGATCAGCGCTGTCCAACAGCACTTTCTGCAGCGATGAAGCTCTTCTCCATGTGGGCCGTCCGATAAGCACCCATCAGCTAAAAGTAACAATCGCTCCCCGCGCCGCGGCGGGCGGCCTGGGTCTCGCTGACCAGCGCGCCGGCCGGGGCGAGCGCCGCGGAAGGCCTGCTCCGATGCGGGGGCCCAGCCGCGAGGGCCAGtctccgccgccgccgcgggccTCTCCCCTGCTCCGCGCCCGGCCCGCCTCTCCGCAGCCCGCGCGACCCGCCCACGCTGCtacctcttttgtttttatatattctttgatatttt is a window encoding:
- the LOC138917233 gene encoding myelin-associated neurite-outgrowth inhibitor-like; amino-acid sequence: MGYAAVVPAYSPNMYPGANPTFQTGYTPGTPYKVSCSPTSGAVPPYSSSPNPYQTAMYPVRSAYPQQSPYAQQGTYCTQPLYAAPPHVVHHTTVVQPNGMPATVYPAPIPPPTGNGVTMGMVAGTTMAMSAGTLLTAHSPTPVAPHPVTVPTYRAPGIATYSYVPPQGDHPANV